The Musa acuminata AAA Group cultivar baxijiao chromosome BXJ1-8, Cavendish_Baxijiao_AAA, whole genome shotgun sequence genomic sequence AAGCTCAatattcaaaatattaaaattaaaattaataataataatcgatCTTAATCTTTCTTCACTtcagaatatttttttaatttttttgatgagtTCATCCGTATACAATCTGACCCAATAAGTATCTACTTATACGATCATCAAAGCATTGCAGTCCGAATACACTTGTGAAGGCAGCGATGGAGTCGACGTGATATCATAATCACGATCGTAATGCTAAAAGACCGTGGCTGTTGGTCCAACGCTCCCGCACCGAGTGGCTCGGACAACATGGGTGGGCAGAGGCCCTCATAGCCTCGACATTTGCGCTGGCACGCACCGAACCAATGCCGTGCGATGCGCCCGCCTCCTCCGTGCGTACACAGCGCATTCATGGCAACCCATCACACGCCCAGCATCAGCAGCGCTGAGGCAAAGGTCACATCGCGACGTGCCCTCTGGCGTGATGGGCTACAAACGACACGCTAAAGAGAACGAGGGAGTTAATGCTGATTACATTAAGACAAGTATTTTCCAACAGCTCCTTCACATCATCGACATACGAGGAAGGTGATGTCAGTATGTCCACTCCTGGGGGAGCCCCATCTCATGTGCTGCTGCTGCGCGAGTCCGCTGGGCGGTGAGGTGATGTTTCTTTCTCTGATGTGACTGTGCCTGCACCGCCCCACTTCGACCGATGAGAGCCTCTGTCGAACACATTTCCTTGGCTCAGGAAGACAGCACCCGCGGAGCTGAAACAAACGCGTCTACTTACCACGACTCAGAACGAAGCCACCGGGGAAGCGTTGCTGCGCTGCGAACTCATCCAGCCTCAGGTTCAATGCTTGCACCACTCGATCAGGAACCAGAACGGTCGAACAGGCTATACCATGGAGGAAGACATGGGAAGCCACCGAGAACAAAGAGAAACAAGACAAACTAGTCTGGACGACAAGAGAATCTGCTAGATTCCGCACTATGTGGCACGCTTACCGGCCCTTTTCCGTCGCTCGAGCATGTTGTCGGCAGTCCGGGGCAGGAAGACGCCGGTGCCGGCGGACTCCTTCCGGGCCCTGGAGTTGTTGAGGAAGACGGCATGCATCCCAGAGGCCGGCAGCGAAGGCGGCCACGCGGAGGAAGATAGGTCCAGTGGCCACCCGGGTTTGCTCTGCCTTTCCCAGGCCGCGCAGAGCTGCTGTTTCATCATTTGCTGCCGCTTCAGGTGATAGAACTAGCAAAGAACACCAGAGGTCAAAGATCGGAGGTGGAGAACGCGGTCTGAAGAATCAGACGCTCACATAAGCTGCTTGTAGTCGATGACGGGTGAGAACCGGGCCTGAGGCGTAGTATCCTCCGGTGGCGCTCTTCGGCTGGCCAAGCATCCCGTGGTCGTAAAGGCTCTGGCAGCGACCGAGATCGCGGAGCAAGTCGCAGGGCTCGTCCTTGTGCCGCTGCTCCAGCGGAGACGACGAGACCAACGAGGGGCTATCGGGGCTCCTCTTGGTCGACGCGGACCGCAGGCAGAACGCGGACTGCAGCAAGCGCCCCATGCCCTACCACCCATGTCAGCGGACTCGAGGCCTCTCATGGCTTCGTCGCTAATGAGAAGTTACGGCTTCTTTACGTCATCGTCGTCCTGGGGAAAGCAGCGAGCCATCTGATGGGAGAGCCTGGCCATGTAGTCGCTCTCTGTAACGGGATCACAACCTACGCGGGACTCACAGGGAAAGCGAGACCCTGCGAGGCCCGCGTTGGCTCCTCCCTGGCGGACGCAGTCGCCGCGGAGGAACTCCGAAGGCGGCCAAAGCGCTCCGTCCTCGCACGCGTTCGCCATCAAACACAACCACAACAATAATGGCCAACAACCAAACAAGCAACTCGACGAGCGCTTCCTCGGAAGCGGGTAGTTAAAAGGAGGAGGGAGACTGAGCGATCAAGGAGGAGAAGGGTGGGTTTAGGTTTTGGCCTGCCCTTTCTCTTCTCTTATGGAAGAGATGGCTTTATCAGAACATGGTTGGAAGAGGAAAGTGGAGACGTAGAGGATGGGGAATATAGGGTTTCCTTTTGTGGGATTAGTAAACTGGAGGACGGACGACGAAGTGAAGAGGAAACCCTAGTTTACATTGGACTCATTAGTTGTCGTGCACCCACCCGACCAACCCGCCACTTTGTCTTGCTTAACATTTAAGCCCCCCTCGCTTGAACGTGATGGACCCATTTCATCCTATATCCTCTCTTTCATCTCTAGGGTATAttattagaaataaaaataatatttttatgctCTAAATGTGAGAAGAAATAAAATAacgatcattttttaaaatttaaaacgtGTCGAGGAGGAATGCTTTCAGAATTTATTGATTACAATATGATATTTTAGAAAAAGTGAGAGAAACTGATTAGATGGGATAAGCAAATCCCATAAAGTTTAGTAGATATTTTGGAGTTAACGTGATACATTTttgttttatatataaaaaaaaggggTCATTGTGGCCCATAATCATATTGATTTAAGTAGAACTTCTTATATGGGGGAGTCGGTGGAGATTGTCTCCACTGCCCACTCATTTTTGGAAGCTCCTCATCCAAACAAACCACTAATAAAAGCTTATTATGTGCATTAAAATATACATTTGTGAGCAACCTGACATCCACACTGCGGTAAAAGCTGGAGGCGACGACTCGAAACAGCTTCTCTGCTGCCCAAACCTGAAATTACGTACAAAGACAATTACTTCGTACATAGACAGTAGTATCTTACTACGTGCGAATCGAAGACCCCGAGAAAGAACTGGGAAGTGAGACTTCATATGGTGGTTATGCTGACTCCTGTAAGTAGCTAGCACACCGAGACAGCAGTAGCTCTCTAAACACCAACTAGGAATCCAAACAGTGAACATTAGATTAGCTGAAGAAGTAAAGCTTTTGAAAGAAGAGTATCACACTAAAGAATTCTGATACAGTGAAGAGACAAATACACAAAAGATTAAACCAGTGAGACCAGAACAGCATGTGCTGCTGTCACAGATTACCATTAGAATATGGTGTGGTCCTCGGATTAGTAAATAATGGGAATATGAGTTATTTTTGTTCTTCTGAGTAAATCAAAACCCAATTCTTAGGAGATACTATATCAAGAAAAGGTGACTTCTTCAAATGGCATTATTAGCTTTTTGAATTCTGCTAAATAAAGGTAATCAATCTCATGTCGCTTACTTTCAATCAATTAATCAATCTCTAAAGGCATATTACCTTCTAATCTCATGTTGCCTCCCCTGTTCATCACTTCAATAATAACATCTGagatttaaaaaaaagaagaaattattaACATTGAGCTAAAAGACAATAATAACCTTCTCATTACTAATTTTAGTCAAACTATGGTCAATGCTATGGAAGATAAAAGAATAAGAAATCATTAACATTGGGCTAAAAGACACTAATAACCCTCTCATTATTAATTTTAGTCGAACTATGGTCAATGCTATggacaaaaaaaaaatgcaaaatgcTGGTGCTCCACATGTAAATTTTAGTGCTCCAAATTAGACCGAAG encodes the following:
- the LOC135680572 gene encoding uncharacterized protein LOC135680572, coding for MGRLLQSAFCLRSASTKRSPDSPSLVSSSPLEQRHKDEPCDLLRDLGRCQSLYDHGMLGQPKSATGGYYASGPVLTRHRLQAAYFYHLKRQQMMKQQLCAAWERQSKPGWPLDLSSSAWPPSLPASGMHAVFLNNSRARKESAGTGVFLPRTADNMLERRKRAACSTVLVPDRVVQALNLRLDEFAAQQRFPGGFVLSREALIGRSGAVQAQSHQRKKHHLTAQRTRAAAAHEMGLPQEWTY